Proteins from a genomic interval of Toxotes jaculatrix isolate fToxJac2 chromosome 5, fToxJac2.pri, whole genome shotgun sequence:
- the sergef gene encoding secretion-regulating guanine nucleotide exchange factor isoform X2, with the protein METRSLLEFCLLSWGANSYGQLGQGHVEDQSVPRLSDTAALQSRAVQTVSGGGGHSVFITENGEVFVCGQNNRGQLGLGHNADTAAPQLCPSLNQRVTNVSCGWDFTLLLTDCGQVLACGSNAFGQLGVGPTVTHSADLLFVESLKGPVVSVAAGLRHSLAVTDSGCVYQWGTGLFSQAKRALSPHPIPSHLCSKVPCLVPGLDQKTSHLVAAGSAHCVCLTGDGDLFLWGSNKHGQLTTTEPFLSSPALLKRSLLDGEKVRNVWSGWTHIVAQTESGRVFTWGRGDYGQLGRQASTSQNPEQQSAGPLAEGGNQEVCFPAEVKVLSGATQIACGAEHNLAIVGECLLSWGWNEHGMCGDGSQTDVFQPQLISGLRPLLIGCGAGHSMALCTATTGSR; encoded by the exons ATGGAAACGAGGTCCCTGTTGGAGTTTTGTTTACTCTCTTGG GGAGCCAACAGCTACGGGCAGCTGGGACAGGGACATGTGGAAGACCAGTCAGTGCCTCGTCTCTCTGACACCGCTGCTCTACAAAGCAGGGCAGTCCAGACTGTGAGCGGCGGCGGGGGTCACTCTGTGTTTATCACCG agAATGgagaggtgtttgtgtgtggacagaATAACAGAGGCCAGCTGGGACTTGGCCACAATGCAGACACTGCAGCTCCCCAGCTCTGTCCCAGCCTAAATCAGAGGGTCACAAATGTATCCTGTGGTTGGGATTTTACTCTTCTTCTCACTG ATTGTGGTCAGGTCCTGGCATGTGGCTCCAATGCATTTGGACAATTGGGTGTTGGACCGACAGTCACACACTCTGCAGATCTTCTGTTTGTTGAG TCTCTGAAAGGTCCAGTGGTGAGTGTAGCAGCAGGACTTAGACACTCCCTCGCCGTTACTG ATTCGGGCTGTGTGTATCAGTGGGGAACTGGTCTTTTCAGTCAGGCCAAGAGAGCGCTCAGTCCACACCCTATCCCATCACACCTCTGCTCTAAGGTCCCCTGTCTGGTACCAG GTCTGGACCAGAAAACATCACACCTGGTAGCTGCAGGCTCAGCACACTGTGTGTGCCTTACAG GAGACGGTGATTTGTTTCTGTGGGGAAGCAACAAACATGGTCAGCTGACCACCACAGAGCCCTTCTTGTCCTCCCCAGCCCTTCTGAAGCGCTCACTACTGGATGGAGAGAAAGTTAGAAATGTGTGGAGCGGCTGGACACACATTGTTGCTCAAACAG AGAGTGGAAGAGTGTTCACATGGGGCAGAGGAGATTATGGACAGCTGGGCCGACAAGCATCAACCAGTCAGAACCCAGAGCAGCAGTCAGCTGGTCCTTTAGCAGAAGGTGGAAACCAGGAGGTTTGCTTCCCTGCAGAGGTTAAAGTCCTCAGTGGAGCAACACAG ATTGCATGTGGAGCTGAACATAATCTTGCCATTGTAG GGGAGTGTCTCCTTTCCTGGGGCTGGAACGAACATGGAATGTGTGGAGACGGTTCACAGACTGATGTCTTTCAGCCTCAGCTCATATCTGGTCTCAGACCTCTTCTCATTGGCTGTGGAGCCGGGCATTCTATGGCATTATGCACTGCAACGACTGGCTCAAGATAA
- the saal1 gene encoding protein saal1: protein MDCTVDGAEEVEKERSTSPTGSQSPVMDRNPSPPPETADGEEDEDLDAIGDTVYSKHWLFSTLTHLIHMVTEHSEEDSEGQMQLPEDDEEALCKVWDMAMDKDVAGFLQEFKATDILLGVIAKSRCPRLTEICVGILGNIACFPDTCMTLSQNEDLGAVLLLLLGDTDPPTLLETSRLLLTCVSQKDVCSLWLQRIRQQMSVRSNLCFIMSSSTNTDLLEKVGELVDKLFDLDEELMKSWITAQPSEEEEEEEEDGESPLDVVSCFLEASKQLRPESPNGLEVYLHALQLLTTTDEGIQVFAAPDGPGKAVWDFVCEVVCEDLCQPNDLPVVLQEQKSILVQAFSVLQALYRCQDQWPSKSDTNLPLIATILRVLQYHSECKDDGTSKEGTEDVQLQTLAEITAEFLADICSQIHKDTVADLVKKGFLTEKTCLTAAGSLLPNFKTSFQHLQFMLSETDPQLADMVRKQFPD, encoded by the exons ATGG ACTGTACTGTTGATGgtgcagaggaggtggagaaagagagatcaaCATCTCCAACTGGAAGTCAGTCTCCTGTAATGGACCGTAACCCCTCACCACCCCCAGAaacagctgatggagaggaggatgaagatttGGATGCTATTGGAGACACTGTGTACAGCAAGCACTGGCTTTTCAGCACTCTGACTCATCTCATCCAC ATGGTCACAGAGCATTCAGAGGAGGACTCTGAAGGTCAAATGCAGCTTCCTGAAGATGATGAGGAAGCTCTATGTAAAGTTTGGGATATGGCAATGGATAAg GACGTGGCTGGTTTTCTGCAGGAATTCAAAGCTACAGATATCCTCCTTGGTGTGATAGCCAAATCTCGTTGTCCACGTCTCACA GAAATTTGTGTGGGAATCCTTGGGAACATTGCGTGTTTTCCTGACACTTGTATGACTCTCAGCCAAAATGAAGACTTAGG TGCTGTGCTGTTGCTTCTTCTTGGAGATACAGATCCTCCGACCCTTCTGGAAACAAGCAG ATTGCTGCTGACCTGTGTCTCTCAGAAAGATGTTTGTTCCCTGTGGCTTCAGCGAATACGACAGCAGATGTCTGTGCGCTCCAACCTCTGTTTCATCATGTCCAGTTCTACCAATA cGGACCTGCTTGAGAAGGTCGGGGAGCTGGTTGACAAATTGTTTGACCTTGATGAAGAGTTGATGAAGAGCTGGATCACAGCTCAGccaagtgaggaggaggaggaggaggaggaggatggtgaAAGCCCCCTGGATGTGGTCTCGTGCTTTCTTGAGGCATCCAAGCAGCTTAG ACCAGAGAGTCCAAATGGCTTAGAGGTTTATCTTCATGCCCTCCAACTCCTCACCACCACAGATGAGGGAATTCAGGTTTTTG CTGCCCCTGATGGACCTGGCAAAGCAGTATGGGACTTTGTTTGTGAGGTGGTATGTGAAGACCTTTGCCAGCCAAATGATCTTCCAGTGGTCCTGCAAGAGCAGAAGAGCATTTTGGTTCAGGCGTTTTCTGTGCTTCAGGCTCTTTATAGATGCCAGGATCAGTGGCCCAGCAAAAGTGACACAA ATCTGCCTCTAATTGCAACCATTTTGCGAGTGCTCCAGTACCACAGTGAGTGCAAAGATGATGGTACCAGCAAAGAAGGCACAGAAGATGTACAGCTCCAAACTCTGGCAGAGATCACAGCTGAGTTTCTAGCTGACATCTGCAGTCAGATTCACAAG GACACTGTGGCAGATTTGGTGAAGAAAGGTTTCCTGACAGAGAAGACTTGTCTCACAGCTGCAGGCAGTTTACTTCCCAACTTTAAGACTTCA TTTCAGCACCTGCAGTTCATGTTGTCAGAGACTGATCCCCAGTTGGCAGACATGGTGAGGAAACAGTTTCCTGACTGA
- the tph1a gene encoding tryptophan 5-hydroxylase 1a isoform X2, translating to MYSNKIEGPRRGRSFDSMNIGFEEKLLNNEENHVNLVHIESRKSKRRNSEFEIFVDCDSNHEQLNEIIHLLRKHVNVVDMDPPDNSCLQEEEMYNVPWFPKKISDLDKCANRVLMYGSELDADHPGFKDNVYRKRRKYFADLAMAYKHGDPIPRIEFTEEEVKTWGVVYRELNKLYPTHACREYLKNLPLLSKYCECREDNIPQLEDVSRFLRERTGFTIRPVAGYLSPRDFLAGLAFRVFHCTQYVRHSSDPLYTPEPDTCHELLGHVPLLAEPSFAQFSQEIGLASLGASDDSVQKLATCYFFTVEFGLCKQEGQLRAYGAGLLSSISELKHALSGNARIMPFDPKVTSKQECIITTFQDVYFVSDSFEEAKVKMREFAKTIKRPFTVRYNPYTQSVDVLKDTPSINSVVEELRHELDIVGDALNRLNKQLGI from the exons ATGTACTCAAACAAAATCGAAGGACCACGTAGAGGAAGATCTTTTGACTCCATGAACATTGGCTTTGAAGAGAAACTGCTGAACAATGAG GAAAACCATGTCAACCTTGTACACATAGAGTCCAGAAAATCCAAAAGACGCAACTCTGAGTTTGAGATATTTGTGGACTGCGACAGCAACCACGAACAACTGAATGAAATCATCCATCTGCTTCGGAAGCATGTGAACGTGGTGGACATGGACCCTCCAGATAACTCCTGTCTACAAGAGGAAG AAATGTATAACGTACCCTGGTTCCCAAAGAAAATTTCAGACTTGGACAAGTGTGCTAACCGTGTCCTGATGTACGGATCTGAGCTGGATGCTGACCATCCA GGTTTCAAGGACAATGTCTACCGGAAGAGGAGAAAGTACTTTGCAGATCTTGCCATGGCCTACAAACA TGGGGATCCCATTCCTCGTATTGagttcacagaggaggaagtgaagacTTGGGGTGTTGTGTACAGGGAGCTCAACAAGTTGTACCCCACCCACGCCTGCCGCGAATACTTGAAGAACCTGCCACTGCTGTCCAAATACTGTGAATGTCGGGAGGACAACATCCCTCAGCTGGAAGATGTTTCACGCTTCCTCAGGG AACGTACTGGATTTACCATCAGGCCTGTGGCAGGTTATCTGTCCCCACGCGACTTCCTTGCTGGTTTGGCCTTCCGTGTTTTCCACTGTACCCAGTATGTGCGGCACAGCTCTGACCCCTTATACACCCCAGAGCC GGACACATGCCACGAGCTGCTGGGTCATGTCCCGCTGCTAGCAGAGCCGAGCTTCGCCCAGTTTTCCCAGGAGATTGGTCTTGCTTCACTTGGGGCCTCAGATGATTCAGTTCAGAAACTGGCCACA TGCTATTTCTTCACGGTGGAGTTTGGCCTATGCAAACAAGAAGGGCAGCTGCGAGCATATGGAGCAGGACTGCTGTCATCTATCAGTGAGCTTAAG CATGCACTCTCTGGTAATGCAAGGATAATGCCTTTTGACCCCAAAGTGACATCCAAACAAGAATGCATCATCACAACATTTCAGGATGTCTACTTTGTGTCAGACAGCTTTGAGGAGGCCAAAGTAAAGATGAG GGAGTTTGCCAAGACCATCAAGCGTCCCTTTACAGTCCGATACAACCCTTACACCCAGAGTGTGGATGTGTTAAAAGACACTCCCAGCATCAACAGCGTTGTGGAGGAGCTTCGCCACGAGCTTGACATTGTCGGTGACGCCCTCAACCGGCTGAACAAGCAGCTGGGTATCTGA
- the tph1a gene encoding tryptophan 5-hydroxylase 1a isoform X1: protein MYSNKIEGPRRGRSFDSMNIGFEEKLLNNEINKSTFTKIEENTEKKNTSEKGRATIIFSLKNEVGGLVKALKLFQENHVNLVHIESRKSKRRNSEFEIFVDCDSNHEQLNEIIHLLRKHVNVVDMDPPDNSCLQEEEMYNVPWFPKKISDLDKCANRVLMYGSELDADHPGFKDNVYRKRRKYFADLAMAYKHGDPIPRIEFTEEEVKTWGVVYRELNKLYPTHACREYLKNLPLLSKYCECREDNIPQLEDVSRFLRERTGFTIRPVAGYLSPRDFLAGLAFRVFHCTQYVRHSSDPLYTPEPDTCHELLGHVPLLAEPSFAQFSQEIGLASLGASDDSVQKLATCYFFTVEFGLCKQEGQLRAYGAGLLSSISELKHALSGNARIMPFDPKVTSKQECIITTFQDVYFVSDSFEEAKVKMREFAKTIKRPFTVRYNPYTQSVDVLKDTPSINSVVEELRHELDIVGDALNRLNKQLGI from the exons ATGTACTCAAACAAAATCGAAGGACCACGTAGAGGAAGATCTTTTGACTCCATGAACATTGGCTTTGAAGAGAAACTGCTGAACAATGAG ataAACAAATCAACCTTCACAAAAAttgaagaaaatactgaaaagaaGAATACAtcagagaaagggagagcaaCAATCATCTTTTCCCTCAAGAATGAAGTGGGAGGACTTGTAAAGGCACTCAAACTCTTCCAA GAAAACCATGTCAACCTTGTACACATAGAGTCCAGAAAATCCAAAAGACGCAACTCTGAGTTTGAGATATTTGTGGACTGCGACAGCAACCACGAACAACTGAATGAAATCATCCATCTGCTTCGGAAGCATGTGAACGTGGTGGACATGGACCCTCCAGATAACTCCTGTCTACAAGAGGAAG AAATGTATAACGTACCCTGGTTCCCAAAGAAAATTTCAGACTTGGACAAGTGTGCTAACCGTGTCCTGATGTACGGATCTGAGCTGGATGCTGACCATCCA GGTTTCAAGGACAATGTCTACCGGAAGAGGAGAAAGTACTTTGCAGATCTTGCCATGGCCTACAAACA TGGGGATCCCATTCCTCGTATTGagttcacagaggaggaagtgaagacTTGGGGTGTTGTGTACAGGGAGCTCAACAAGTTGTACCCCACCCACGCCTGCCGCGAATACTTGAAGAACCTGCCACTGCTGTCCAAATACTGTGAATGTCGGGAGGACAACATCCCTCAGCTGGAAGATGTTTCACGCTTCCTCAGGG AACGTACTGGATTTACCATCAGGCCTGTGGCAGGTTATCTGTCCCCACGCGACTTCCTTGCTGGTTTGGCCTTCCGTGTTTTCCACTGTACCCAGTATGTGCGGCACAGCTCTGACCCCTTATACACCCCAGAGCC GGACACATGCCACGAGCTGCTGGGTCATGTCCCGCTGCTAGCAGAGCCGAGCTTCGCCCAGTTTTCCCAGGAGATTGGTCTTGCTTCACTTGGGGCCTCAGATGATTCAGTTCAGAAACTGGCCACA TGCTATTTCTTCACGGTGGAGTTTGGCCTATGCAAACAAGAAGGGCAGCTGCGAGCATATGGAGCAGGACTGCTGTCATCTATCAGTGAGCTTAAG CATGCACTCTCTGGTAATGCAAGGATAATGCCTTTTGACCCCAAAGTGACATCCAAACAAGAATGCATCATCACAACATTTCAGGATGTCTACTTTGTGTCAGACAGCTTTGAGGAGGCCAAAGTAAAGATGAG GGAGTTTGCCAAGACCATCAAGCGTCCCTTTACAGTCCGATACAACCCTTACACCCAGAGTGTGGATGTGTTAAAAGACACTCCCAGCATCAACAGCGTTGTGGAGGAGCTTCGCCACGAGCTTGACATTGTCGGTGACGCCCTCAACCGGCTGAACAAGCAGCTGGGTATCTGA